From a single Rhodococcus qingshengii JCM 15477 genomic region:
- a CDS encoding cyclase family protein produces MGSSSGSSQDATSPLNEQLSVVSLSHVNDPATTPVFPGDPEFTLDTAATIADDGYYLQYVKEGEHTGTHWGAPAHFQEGGLTADQLDPADLFLPAVKIDIRDKAAADSDYALTVADLQEWETRNGKIPDGAAVVLWTGWESRWGSEEYANSDAEGVTHQPGFSVDAARWLIDTGRLGTRGALGTDTFGPDLGNDETYPVSTILYDKHRISLENLNNLAALPTTGASILVGGAINKAGSGSPATIFALLRR; encoded by the coding sequence ATGGGTAGCAGTTCCGGAAGCAGTCAAGACGCAACAAGTCCGTTGAACGAACAGTTGTCGGTTGTTTCGCTCTCACACGTGAACGACCCGGCGACGACGCCGGTTTTTCCAGGCGACCCCGAGTTCACTCTCGACACAGCGGCCACCATCGCAGACGACGGCTACTACCTCCAGTACGTCAAGGAAGGTGAGCACACGGGCACGCATTGGGGCGCACCCGCACACTTCCAGGAAGGCGGCCTCACAGCCGACCAACTCGATCCGGCGGACCTCTTCCTCCCCGCAGTGAAGATCGACATCCGGGACAAGGCTGCCGCCGATTCGGACTATGCGCTCACGGTCGCGGACCTGCAGGAATGGGAAACGCGCAACGGCAAGATCCCCGATGGAGCGGCCGTAGTTCTCTGGACCGGGTGGGAATCGCGCTGGGGTAGCGAAGAATATGCCAACTCCGATGCCGAGGGCGTCACCCACCAGCCCGGCTTCTCGGTGGACGCGGCGCGGTGGCTGATAGACACCGGCCGTTTGGGCACCCGCGGAGCATTGGGAACCGACACGTTCGGTCCCGACCTCGGAAACGACGAAACCTACCCCGTCTCGACAATCCTGTACGACAAGCATCGAATCAGCCTGGAGAACTTGAACAATCTTGCCGCCCTGCCAACCACCGGGGCTAGCATCCTTGTCGGTGGTGCGATCAACAAGGCCGGATCGGGTTCACCGGCAACGATTTTCGCACTACTACGGCGATAA
- a CDS encoding GGDEF domain-containing protein: MTQFRARRTWLVLGVVVAVIALAGSGLLSPRTSVLVDDIAQLVGGATATAVCWWTSRRYHGVERRWRTLMALGMAGWTLGMFFWAFYRSVLHVPLPSPSIADIGFFMFPVFAVPALLSLVRQSPRREAIGPIHLWLVLTLDGLVVVGGLFILTWTTALGAVVHTGPTGSLGFLVAVMYPITDFVLIAMVLLMVIGPKAVAEIREPLTFLGCGLVMLSLSDSLYAYLVAIGAESMPTIADAGFIAGPPLIALAALTKRTEPRNRNAPQQWRSDRTQLLLPYLLIAVIATIVTVQALIVGNLDAVVVILGVGVLVLALVRQILTLLENDALLQQISAAQDELRYRAHHDPLTELANRAAFDEHFASAIDDYRQTNSDWVLMLVDLDDFKQINDRYGHPAGDRLLVALTARLREAVPEGAFVARFGGDEFTVLLQGTIDDAVVVARRIVDALRSDQTADTSVSVGASVGVAHFESAQFEFGDEPLSAHTLLRQADAAMYEAKRSGKGAVVVYGDRRKWLSP, from the coding sequence ATGACGCAGTTCCGAGCGCGACGCACGTGGCTGGTTCTCGGCGTCGTTGTCGCGGTCATCGCTCTCGCCGGATCCGGGCTGCTCAGCCCACGAACTTCGGTTCTGGTGGACGATATCGCCCAGCTCGTCGGCGGAGCCACCGCAACTGCGGTCTGTTGGTGGACATCGCGGCGCTATCACGGCGTCGAGCGGCGTTGGCGAACTCTGATGGCTCTGGGTATGGCCGGCTGGACTCTCGGGATGTTCTTTTGGGCGTTCTACCGCTCGGTTCTCCACGTTCCACTTCCGTCGCCGTCGATCGCGGACATCGGTTTCTTCATGTTCCCGGTGTTCGCCGTGCCGGCGCTTCTGTCGTTGGTGCGTCAGTCGCCCCGGCGTGAGGCGATCGGTCCGATCCATCTCTGGCTCGTGCTGACGCTCGACGGTCTTGTCGTTGTCGGTGGATTGTTCATCCTCACGTGGACGACCGCCCTGGGCGCCGTCGTTCATACCGGTCCGACGGGATCTCTCGGGTTTCTTGTCGCGGTGATGTATCCGATCACCGACTTCGTTCTGATCGCCATGGTCTTGCTGATGGTCATCGGACCGAAGGCCGTAGCAGAGATCCGTGAACCGCTGACGTTCCTCGGGTGCGGGTTGGTGATGCTCTCCCTATCGGACAGCCTGTACGCGTACTTGGTGGCGATCGGCGCCGAGAGTATGCCGACCATCGCCGATGCCGGGTTCATCGCGGGGCCGCCGTTGATCGCCTTGGCGGCGCTGACGAAGCGAACCGAGCCTCGGAACCGCAACGCGCCGCAGCAGTGGCGAAGCGATCGGACTCAGTTGCTGCTGCCGTATCTGTTGATCGCGGTGATCGCGACGATCGTGACTGTTCAGGCGCTGATCGTCGGCAACCTCGATGCCGTGGTCGTGATACTCGGCGTCGGCGTGTTGGTTCTCGCGCTGGTGCGCCAAATACTCACGCTCCTCGAGAACGACGCGCTCCTTCAACAGATCTCCGCTGCCCAGGACGAGCTGAGGTACCGAGCACATCACGACCCACTCACCGAGCTTGCAAACCGGGCCGCGTTCGACGAACACTTTGCGAGCGCCATCGACGACTATCGCCAGACGAACTCCGATTGGGTGCTGATGCTTGTCGATCTGGACGACTTCAAACAGATCAACGATCGATACGGGCACCCGGCCGGCGACCGGTTACTGGTTGCTCTCACAGCACGTCTGCGCGAAGCGGTTCCCGAGGGTGCGTTTGTCGCTCGATTCGGTGGCGACGAGTTCACAGTGCTCCTGCAGGGCACGATCGACGACGCCGTCGTCGTGGCTCGCCGGATCGTCGACGCGCTCAGGTCCGATCAGACTGCAGACACATCGGTGTCGGTGGGTGCGAGCGTTGGTGTCGCGCATTTCGAGTCCGCGCAGTTCGAGTTCGGGGACGAACCGCTCAGCGCGCACACTCTTCTTCGCCAGGCCGATGCGGCGATGTACGAGGCGAAGAGAAGTGGGAAGGGCGCGGTCGTTGTCTACGGCGACCGTCGCAAATGGTTATCGCCGTAG
- a CDS encoding metal ABC transporter permease has translation MNLVELLLDPLQYGFMVRALAVAVVAAVVCAVLSCWLVLIGWSLMGDAVSHAVLPGVVLAYVVGAPFAIGALIFGLIAVALIGLIRNTSRVKEDAAIGIVFTTLFAFGLVLISVTPSQTDLNHIIFGNLLGVSSSDLLQVAILGALALSILLIKRRDLTLFAFDPIHANAIGLSPKRLGALLLGVLALTSVVALQAVGVVLVVAMLIIPGATAYLLTDKFSRMLVIAPVVSAVCAIAGIYVSYYLDTASGGMVVMTQGIVFALVYLFSPSQGVIAKWTSQRRSTRAEYSAAAYEPS, from the coding sequence ATGAACCTCGTAGAACTCCTACTTGATCCTCTCCAGTACGGATTCATGGTGCGCGCGTTGGCCGTTGCGGTTGTGGCAGCGGTTGTCTGCGCGGTGCTCAGTTGTTGGTTGGTGCTCATCGGGTGGTCGTTGATGGGCGACGCCGTCTCGCACGCCGTGCTGCCGGGTGTTGTCCTCGCTTACGTCGTCGGCGCTCCATTTGCGATCGGGGCCTTGATCTTCGGGTTGATCGCCGTAGCCCTGATCGGACTGATCCGTAACACCAGCCGCGTCAAGGAAGACGCCGCGATCGGTATCGTCTTCACGACTCTCTTTGCGTTCGGTTTGGTTCTCATCTCGGTGACCCCCAGCCAGACCGATCTCAACCACATCATTTTCGGCAACCTGCTGGGGGTGAGCTCGTCTGATCTTCTGCAGGTCGCGATACTCGGCGCGTTGGCGTTGAGCATTCTGTTGATCAAGCGTCGTGATCTGACGTTGTTCGCCTTCGACCCGATCCATGCGAACGCGATAGGTCTTTCGCCCAAGCGCCTGGGTGCGCTGCTACTCGGCGTCCTCGCGCTCACGTCCGTTGTGGCGTTGCAAGCCGTCGGCGTCGTGCTGGTGGTGGCGATGCTGATCATCCCCGGCGCGACGGCCTACCTCCTCACCGACAAGTTTTCGCGGATGCTGGTGATAGCTCCCGTCGTTTCCGCAGTCTGCGCGATTGCCGGTATCTACGTCAGCTACTACCTCGACACGGCTTCCGGTGGCATGGTCGTCATGACGCAGGGCATCGTGTTCGCTCTGGTGTACCTGTTCAGCCCGTCGCAAGGGGTGATCGCGAAATGGACTTCGCAGCGGCGTAGTACCCGAGCGGAGTACAGCGCCGCGGCGTACGAGCCTTCCTGA
- a CDS encoding metal ABC transporter ATP-binding protein — protein sequence MNDAIRVENVSVHYGEVHALDHVDLTLNSGSVCGLIGMNGSGKSTLFKVIMGMIKPDNGSVRIAGLDAATARKSGRVGYVPQSEDVDWTFPISVRDVVMMGRYGHLGFLRRPRRADREAVAEALERVELTEFADRQIGQLSGGQKKRAFVARGIAQDASILLLDEPFAGVDKRSEATISMLLRELASDGRSILVSTHDLHAVPKLCDEAVLLMRKVLVHSDPDTVLQPENLALAFGLDVMDRT from the coding sequence ATGAACGATGCCATTCGCGTCGAAAACGTCAGCGTTCACTACGGCGAGGTCCACGCACTGGACCACGTCGATCTGACGTTGAACTCGGGTAGCGTCTGCGGACTGATCGGCATGAACGGTTCAGGAAAGTCGACTCTGTTCAAAGTGATCATGGGGATGATCAAGCCGGACAACGGTTCTGTGAGAATCGCCGGTCTCGACGCAGCCACTGCGCGCAAGAGCGGCCGCGTCGGATACGTGCCGCAGAGTGAAGACGTCGACTGGACCTTCCCGATCAGCGTCCGTGACGTCGTGATGATGGGCAGGTACGGCCACCTCGGATTCTTGCGACGTCCGCGGCGTGCAGATCGCGAGGCGGTGGCAGAGGCCCTCGAGCGGGTGGAACTCACCGAATTTGCGGATCGTCAGATCGGTCAGCTCTCGGGTGGTCAGAAGAAGCGCGCGTTCGTCGCACGCGGCATTGCTCAGGACGCGTCGATACTGTTGCTGGACGAGCCGTTTGCGGGCGTCGACAAGCGTTCCGAGGCAACGATTTCGATGCTGCTACGAGAGTTGGCTTCCGACGGCCGGTCGATCTTGGTCTCGACCCACGATCTCCACGCTGTGCCGAAACTCTGCGACGAGGCGGTACTGCTCATGCGCAAGGTCCTGGTGCATTCCGACCCGGACACCGTGCTGCAACCGGAAAACCTCGCCCTGGCTTTCGGTCTCGACGTGATGGACAGGACCTGA